A single region of the Opitutus sp. genome encodes:
- a CDS encoding UDP-N-acetylglucosamine--LPS N-acetylglucosamine transferase, with amino-acid sequence MRWLILTSSTGTGHNMRADSLRQWATQVYGDKVEVRIHPVLETTHGLYRFGVELYNVIQRHAPRLHHLYFNYLEIAGMHRRGTKILGRDTFSQLIRDWRPDRIISVHAHTNHGFFDLARLALPEAPPRCLTYCGELFGGYGFSRHWANPRADGFIGATPEVCAASRAVGTPEHRVLFGGFLLRSPFYATEAELEAAANAKAAKLGLDRGVFTVVLSSGLAGANNHLPILRALAASGQKLQVVALCSRNQTIRREIESFAAANPALTVRALDHTEKIPALLRLASVLVARPGTGATSEAILLGTPLIHNGIGGVMPQELITVQYCREHGCARFGGSPRAIAREILDLHAHPETLAQLRARLRAARPPGHPEQIVRWIHDRKPEI; translated from the coding sequence ATGCGTTGGCTCATCCTCACGTCCTCAACCGGCACCGGCCACAACATGCGCGCGGACTCCCTGCGCCAATGGGCCACCCAGGTGTACGGCGACAAGGTCGAGGTGCGCATCCACCCGGTGCTGGAAACCACCCACGGGCTGTACCGTTTCGGCGTCGAGCTTTACAACGTGATCCAGCGCCACGCCCCGCGCCTGCACCACCTGTATTTCAACTACCTGGAGATCGCCGGCATGCACCGCCGCGGCACAAAAATCCTGGGCCGCGACACCTTTAGCCAACTCATCCGCGACTGGCGCCCCGACCGCATCATCAGCGTCCACGCCCACACCAACCACGGTTTTTTCGACCTCGCCCGCCTCGCCCTGCCAGAAGCCCCGCCACGCTGCCTGACCTATTGCGGCGAACTGTTCGGCGGCTACGGCTTCAGCCGCCACTGGGCCAACCCCCGTGCCGACGGTTTCATTGGCGCCACACCCGAGGTTTGCGCCGCCTCCCGCGCCGTCGGCACGCCCGAACACCGCGTCCTGTTCGGCGGCTTCCTTCTGCGCTCGCCCTTCTACGCGACCGAGGCCGAACTCGAAGCCGCCGCCAACGCCAAGGCCGCCAAGTTAGGCCTCGATCGCGGTGTCTTCACGGTGGTCCTGAGCAGCGGGCTGGCTGGCGCTAACAACCACCTTCCCATACTGCGCGCCCTCGCGGCCAGCGGGCAAAAACTCCAGGTCGTCGCCCTGTGTTCGCGCAACCAAACGATACGCCGCGAAATCGAGTCGTTTGCCGCCGCCAACCCGGCACTCACTGTCCGTGCGCTCGACCACACCGAGAAAATCCCCGCGCTCCTGCGCCTCGCCTCGGTGCTTGTGGCGCGCCCCGGCACCGGCGCGACCAGCGAAGCGATTCTGCTCGGCACGCCGCTCATCCATAACGGTATCGGCGGAGTCATGCCGCAGGAGTTAATCACGGTGCAATACTGCCGCGAACACGGCTGCGCCCGCTTCGGCGGCAGCCCCCGCGCGATCGCCCGAGAAATTCTCGATCTGCACGCCCACCCCGAAACCCTCGCGCAACTCCGCGCCCGGCTTCGCGCCGCCCGCCCCCCCGGCCACCCCGAGCAGATCGTGCGCTGGATCCACGACCGCAAGCCCGAGATCTAA
- a CDS encoding 6-phosphofructokinase: MSEELVGNVLVGQSGGPTAVINASLAGVIAEALNHAEIEEIYGTLNGVLGILQEDFIDLAAESQQTIRGLKFTPGAALGTCRYKLKKQADYERVLEVFKAHNIRFFFYAGGNDSQDTADKISKLAQEQGYNLRVIGIPKTIDNDLPTIDHCPGYGSVIKYIATTVREIACDNEAMGQHDLVQIVEVMGRNAGWIAAGAALAKRKDCPHDAPHIILLPEVAFAAEKFIADVQRVLKREKSCLVVVGEGLIDADGNYVSAAEATDSFGHAQLGGAADYLQGLVEQNLPGIKARTVKLGMAQRAAVHAASKTDTDEAYLAGQAAVKAAIAGETDVMITLLRGDHDHYTVETGLAPLSDIANGVKKLPREWISEDGISMNQQFLRYALPLIQGETVVPYDNGLPAFVKLDKNRIEKRLGGYAL, translated from the coding sequence ATGTCTGAAGAACTTGTAGGTAATGTCCTCGTCGGCCAGTCCGGCGGCCCCACCGCCGTCATCAACGCCAGCTTGGCCGGCGTCATCGCTGAGGCCCTCAACCACGCCGAAATCGAGGAGATTTACGGCACCCTCAACGGCGTTCTCGGCATCCTCCAAGAGGACTTCATCGACCTCGCCGCCGAGTCCCAGCAGACCATCCGCGGCCTCAAGTTCACCCCCGGCGCCGCCCTCGGCACCTGCCGTTACAAGCTCAAGAAGCAGGCCGATTACGAGCGCGTGCTCGAGGTCTTCAAAGCCCACAACATCCGCTTCTTCTTCTACGCCGGCGGCAACGACTCCCAGGACACCGCCGACAAGATCTCCAAGCTCGCCCAGGAACAGGGCTACAACCTGCGCGTTATCGGTATCCCTAAGACCATCGACAACGACCTGCCCACGATCGACCACTGCCCCGGCTACGGCTCGGTCATCAAGTACATCGCCACCACCGTGCGCGAGATCGCTTGCGACAACGAGGCCATGGGCCAGCACGACCTCGTGCAAATCGTCGAAGTCATGGGCCGCAACGCCGGCTGGATCGCCGCCGGTGCCGCCCTCGCCAAGCGCAAGGACTGCCCGCACGACGCCCCCCACATTATCCTCCTCCCCGAAGTCGCCTTCGCCGCCGAGAAATTCATCGCCGACGTCCAGCGCGTGCTCAAGCGCGAGAAGTCCTGCTTGGTCGTCGTCGGCGAAGGCCTGATCGACGCTGACGGCAACTACGTGTCCGCCGCCGAGGCTACCGATTCCTTCGGCCACGCCCAATTGGGTGGTGCCGCCGACTACCTGCAAGGCCTCGTCGAGCAGAACCTGCCCGGCATCAAAGCCCGCACCGTCAAGCTCGGCATGGCCCAGCGCGCCGCCGTGCACGCCGCCTCCAAGACCGATACCGACGAGGCTTACCTCGCCGGCCAAGCCGCCGTCAAAGCCGCCATCGCCGGCGAGACCGACGTCATGATCACCCTGCTGCGCGGCGACCACGACCATTACACCGTTGAGACCGGCCTGGCCCCCCTCTCCGACATCGCAAACGGCGTGAAGAAACTCCCCCGCGAATGGATCAGCGAAGACGGCATCAGCATGAACCAACAGTTCCTGCGTTACGCCTTGCCGCTGATTCAAGGCGAGACCGTCGTCCCCTACGACAACGGCCTGCCCGCCTTCGTCAAACTCGACAAAAACCGCATCGAAAAACGCCTCGGCGGCTACGCGCTCTAA
- a CDS encoding signal peptidase I, whose amino-acid sequence MRLRHLIFCVCACLALTGRAQTVASAPSVKESRVTSRVSPGSTISSRQAALAAAQLKRAVPGTLVYSVKPTGSMRPLFDGNCLLLTEPAPFGELEVGDIVVFRHSRTGDHIVHRILERRSNGFWTKGDHNGRMDDEIVTTQNYIARIYGIIYTERNNKNRAPDAITSSIKLSALPN is encoded by the coding sequence GTGCGTCTCCGGCATCTCATTTTTTGCGTCTGCGCCTGCCTCGCCCTGACCGGGCGCGCGCAGACGGTGGCCAGCGCCCCCAGCGTCAAGGAGTCCCGTGTCACCTCACGCGTTTCGCCCGGTTCGACCATTTCATCGCGGCAGGCCGCTTTAGCCGCCGCTCAGCTCAAGCGGGCCGTGCCCGGCACGTTGGTTTATTCGGTAAAACCCACCGGGAGCATGCGCCCGCTCTTTGATGGCAATTGCCTGCTGCTCACCGAGCCGGCCCCCTTTGGCGAACTCGAAGTCGGTGATATCGTGGTGTTTAGGCACTCGCGAACCGGCGACCATATCGTGCACCGCATCTTGGAGCGGCGCAGCAACGGCTTCTGGACCAAGGGCGACCACAACGGCCGCATGGACGACGAAATCGTGACCACGCAGAACTACATCGCGCGCATTTACGGGATCATTTACACCGAGCGGAATAACAAAAACCGCGCGCCCGACGCGATCACCAGCAGCATTAAGCTGTCGGCGCTGCCGAACTAG
- a CDS encoding FAD-dependent oxidoreductase has protein sequence MSRLAIIGTGIAGMGSAHFLHRHHDLTLFEANDYVGGHTNTVDATEPGTARPVPIDTGFMVYNEVTYPLLTRLFNQLNVPVKKTTMSFAVRDDLTGIEWCGSSLNHLFAQRKNLLNLRFLKMLMAVNRFNKEAIAALDEPETATITLGEYVRRRGYGQDFFDLYLVPMSGAVWSTPPELMLSFPAASLLRFFHNHGFLGLNTQHQWMTVAGGSREYRDRLIAPFLGSIQLGRPVVRIIRNGQNRPITVMTQDGATQSFDQVIVATHADHALRMLVNPTPDEVRLLSEFKYQDNVATLHTDSSVMPRTPLARAAWNYQLARDSAGRLSPATHYWMNALQGVSERENYFVSINRPDSIDPAKVIKRMDYAHPLFSLEALQAQAELPALNAAATGRTETYFAGSYFGYGFHEDAFRSAVQLSQHLLGRDPWAGEAPSSAAPTA, from the coding sequence ATGTCACGCCTCGCCATCATCGGAACCGGCATCGCCGGCATGGGTTCCGCCCACTTCCTGCACCGCCACCACGACCTCACTCTTTTTGAGGCCAACGACTACGTCGGCGGGCACACCAACACCGTCGATGCGACCGAGCCCGGGACCGCGCGCCCCGTTCCCATCGACACCGGTTTCATGGTGTACAACGAGGTCACCTACCCTCTGCTCACACGCCTGTTTAACCAGCTCAACGTCCCGGTAAAAAAGACCACCATGTCGTTCGCGGTGCGCGACGACCTCACCGGGATCGAATGGTGCGGATCCTCCCTCAACCACCTGTTCGCCCAGCGCAAGAACCTGCTCAACCTGCGGTTTTTGAAAATGCTAATGGCGGTCAACCGCTTCAACAAAGAGGCCATCGCCGCTCTCGACGAGCCCGAAACCGCCACCATCACGCTGGGCGAATACGTGCGGCGGCGCGGCTACGGCCAGGATTTTTTCGACCTCTACCTCGTGCCGATGAGTGGCGCAGTCTGGAGCACACCGCCCGAGCTCATGTTGTCGTTTCCCGCCGCCAGCCTGCTGCGGTTTTTCCACAACCACGGCTTTTTGGGCCTCAACACCCAGCACCAATGGATGACCGTGGCCGGCGGCTCCCGCGAATACCGCGACCGCCTGATTGCGCCCTTCCTCGGCTCGATCCAGCTCGGCCGCCCCGTGGTGCGCATCATCCGCAACGGCCAAAACCGGCCCATCACCGTGATGACCCAAGACGGCGCCACCCAGAGTTTTGACCAGGTGATCGTCGCCACCCACGCCGACCACGCGCTGCGCATGTTGGTCAACCCCACCCCCGACGAGGTGCGCCTTCTCAGCGAGTTCAAATACCAGGACAACGTCGCCACCCTCCACACCGACTCCTCGGTTATGCCGCGCACCCCGCTGGCCCGCGCCGCCTGGAACTACCAGCTCGCCCGCGACTCCGCTGGCCGCCTCAGCCCGGCGACCCACTACTGGATGAACGCGCTGCAGGGTGTCTCCGAGCGCGAAAACTATTTCGTGAGCATCAACCGCCCCGACTCAATCGATCCGGCCAAGGTGATCAAACGCATGGATTACGCCCATCCGCTGTTCAGCTTGGAAGCGCTGCAGGCGCAAGCCGAGCTGCCCGCCCTCAACGCGGCGGCGACGGGCCGCACCGAGACGTATTTCGCCGGCAGCTACTTCGGCTATGGCTTTCATGAGGACGCCTTCCGCAGCGCCGTGCAGTTGAGCCAACACCTGCTCGGCCGCGACCCCTGGGCGGGCGAAGCGCCTAGTTCGGCAGCGCCGACAGCTTAA
- a CDS encoding fatty acid desaturase yields the protein MATAVTQWIDSDYCPGGAEKMRNEPDRVDWVRVMPFAVLHLGCFGVLWTGVSAFAAWAAVFLYFVRMFAVTGIHHRYFSHKTYSTSRFGQFFLALWAGTTVQRGSLWWAYHHRHHHLHSDDPEDAHSPHVHGFLWSHIGWITSRRNFPTDYSKIKDLAKFPELVWLNRFDLVVPILYALSMFGLGALLERFAPGLGTNGWQMVVWGFFVSTTALFHGTACINSMAHLMGNRRYKTDDDSRNSFILAIICLGEGWHNNHHRYQSSTRNGFYWWEIDPTYYGLKMLSWTGLIWGLKDVPKSVLEEGMRAEHERSVAAAQASTLARPEHASSLRHVLPAAAAIAVATVNAANTGLPAKPESAAHHKDVSELAHELNRTAQAATPPEAGK from the coding sequence ATGGCCACCGCCGTGACCCAGTGGATTGACTCTGATTACTGCCCCGGTGGCGCCGAAAAGATGCGCAATGAGCCCGACCGCGTCGATTGGGTCCGGGTCATGCCCTTCGCAGTCCTCCACTTGGGCTGCTTCGGCGTGCTGTGGACCGGCGTGAGTGCCTTTGCCGCTTGGGCAGCGGTATTCCTGTATTTTGTGCGCATGTTCGCCGTCACCGGCATCCACCACCGCTATTTTTCCCACAAAACCTACAGCACCAGCCGCTTCGGCCAGTTCTTCCTCGCGCTCTGGGCCGGTACCACGGTGCAACGCGGTTCGCTGTGGTGGGCCTACCATCATCGCCATCACCACCTGCACTCCGATGATCCGGAGGACGCACACTCCCCTCACGTACACGGTTTCCTCTGGTCGCACATCGGCTGGATCACCTCGCGCCGCAACTTCCCCACCGACTACTCTAAGATCAAGGACCTAGCCAAGTTTCCCGAGCTCGTCTGGCTAAACCGCTTCGATCTGGTCGTGCCGATCCTTTACGCCTTATCCATGTTCGGCCTCGGTGCGCTGCTGGAGCGCTTCGCCCCCGGCCTTGGCACCAACGGCTGGCAGATGGTGGTTTGGGGCTTCTTCGTAAGCACGACCGCACTTTTTCACGGCACCGCGTGCATCAACTCCATGGCCCACCTCATGGGCAATCGCCGCTACAAGACCGACGACGACTCGCGTAACAGCTTCATCCTGGCGATCATCTGTTTGGGCGAAGGCTGGCACAACAACCACCACCGCTACCAAAGTTCCACCCGCAATGGGTTCTACTGGTGGGAAATCGACCCGACTTACTACGGCCTCAAGATGCTCTCTTGGACGGGCCTGATCTGGGGCCTGAAGGACGTCCCCAAGTCGGTGCTTGAGGAAGGCATGCGCGCCGAGCACGAGCGCTCGGTGGCCGCCGCGCAAGCCAGCACGCTGGCCCGCCCCGAGCACGCCTCGTCGCTGCGACACGTGTTGCCCGCCGCCGCCGCCATTGCGGTGGCCACGGTCAATGCCGCCAACACCGGCCTGCCCGCCAAACCGGAAAGCGCCGCCCACCACAAGGACGTCTCCGAACTGGCCCACGAGCTCAACCGCACCGCCCAGGCCGCCACCCCGCCCGAAGCCGGCAAGTAA
- a CDS encoding MFS transporter — translation MSQPVTQYPVKRREILGWCCFDFANSAFTTLIITVVYAVYFQKVVAANDPRAAGWWGTALAASQLVVLVLAPFVGAYADVTARKKTFLIATAVLCALATAALYFVGPGEVVLALLLVGLANLAFSLSENLCAAFLPEISTPANVGRISGYGWSFGYLGGLLSLVLALLIIRSGEGRVPWTFVMTGAFFFLASLPTLLLLRERAQPRVLLPGENALSLGWRQLVQLKRELPQHRTLAVFFVALTLFLSGLLAVVAFAALYATEVIGMGEAEVIGLFVVLQLAGVAGAFGFGFMQDRSGAKLPLVLSLLLWIGVCVGAALSHTKAEFYVISALAGVGMGALQSSARAVVATLTPEGRSGEFFGYWGFFGKLAGVIGPLVFGWLVTGFGYRAAIGVNAGFFLVGLLILLPLTLSARAKARASA, via the coding sequence ATGAGTCAACCCGTCACGCAGTATCCGGTTAAGCGACGTGAGATCCTGGGCTGGTGTTGCTTCGATTTCGCTAACTCGGCTTTCACCACCCTGATCATCACGGTGGTTTACGCGGTTTATTTTCAAAAAGTGGTCGCCGCAAACGACCCGCGCGCCGCCGGTTGGTGGGGCACGGCGCTGGCCGCCTCGCAACTTGTGGTTCTCGTGCTGGCGCCGTTTGTGGGGGCGTACGCCGATGTCACGGCGCGCAAAAAAACCTTCCTCATCGCCACGGCGGTGCTGTGTGCGCTGGCCACGGCGGCCTTGTATTTTGTGGGGCCGGGCGAGGTGGTGTTGGCGCTGCTTCTGGTGGGGCTGGCCAACCTTGCCTTTTCGTTGAGCGAAAACCTGTGCGCGGCGTTCCTGCCCGAGATCAGCACTCCGGCCAACGTGGGTCGCATATCCGGCTATGGCTGGAGTTTTGGCTACCTTGGCGGGTTGTTGAGCTTGGTGCTGGCGCTGCTGATCATCCGCAGCGGGGAGGGGAGGGTGCCGTGGACCTTTGTGATGACGGGGGCGTTTTTCTTTTTGGCCAGTTTGCCTACGCTGCTGCTGCTGCGAGAGCGCGCCCAGCCACGGGTGCTGTTGCCGGGTGAAAATGCGCTGAGCCTGGGTTGGCGGCAGCTGGTGCAGCTCAAGCGGGAATTGCCACAGCACCGCACCTTGGCGGTGTTTTTCGTCGCGCTGACGCTGTTTTTGTCGGGACTGCTCGCGGTGGTGGCCTTTGCCGCGCTTTACGCGACCGAGGTGATCGGCATGGGCGAAGCGGAGGTGATCGGCCTGTTTGTGGTCTTGCAACTGGCGGGGGTGGCGGGGGCGTTTGGCTTTGGTTTTATGCAGGACCGCAGCGGTGCGAAGTTGCCACTGGTGTTGTCCCTTCTGCTCTGGATCGGGGTGTGCGTGGGGGCCGCCTTGAGTCATACGAAGGCGGAGTTTTATGTAATCAGCGCGCTGGCGGGGGTGGGCATGGGGGCATTGCAGTCGTCGGCGCGTGCGGTGGTGGCGACGTTGACTCCGGAGGGGCGCAGCGGGGAATTTTTTGGTTACTGGGGCTTTTTTGGTAAACTGGCGGGGGTGATCGGGCCGTTGGTGTTTGGCTGGCTGGTAACGGGGTTTGGTTATCGCGCTGCCATCGGGGTGAACGCCGGGTTTTTCCTGGTGGGGCTGCTGATTTTGCTGCCGTTGACGCTCTCGGCGCGGGCGAAGGCGAGGGCGAGTGCGTGA
- a CDS encoding RNA methyltransferase codes for MLTKAQLSRLRALRDKKNREAEGRYVVENPKVVAELLAAGVIFSELYATPAWTGPLASGASAMTRTLVTTDEMARISHFPTPSQVFAVGPIVRPVLPANGLARGLTLALDCIQDPGNVGTLLRIADWFAFDRVVLSPDCADLFSQKVINASMGSFARVKTFTAELPAVLAQAGAPVLGCDLGGDDVHGLPGLRDAVVVIGSEGRGLSPAVRLCVTQLVTIPRFGGAESLNAGVAAAIVCDNLRRANGR; via the coding sequence ATGTTGACCAAGGCCCAGCTCTCCCGCCTGCGCGCGTTGCGCGACAAAAAAAACCGCGAAGCCGAGGGCCGCTACGTGGTCGAGAACCCCAAGGTCGTCGCCGAACTGCTCGCCGCCGGCGTCATTTTTAGCGAACTCTACGCCACCCCCGCCTGGACCGGTCCGCTCGCCTCCGGGGCCAGCGCCATGACGCGCACCCTCGTGACCACCGACGAAATGGCGCGCATCAGCCATTTCCCCACCCCCTCGCAGGTGTTTGCGGTGGGCCCGATCGTGCGCCCCGTTTTACCCGCCAACGGCCTGGCACGCGGCCTGACTCTCGCGCTCGATTGCATCCAGGACCCGGGCAACGTCGGCACGTTGTTACGGATCGCCGACTGGTTCGCTTTTGACCGCGTCGTGCTTTCGCCGGACTGCGCCGATCTTTTTTCGCAAAAAGTGATCAACGCCAGCATGGGCTCCTTCGCACGGGTTAAAACCTTCACCGCTGAACTGCCTGCGGTGCTCGCCCAAGCCGGTGCGCCCGTGTTGGGCTGCGATCTGGGCGGGGACGACGTCCACGGTCTGCCCGGCTTGCGCGATGCGGTGGTGGTGATTGGCAGCGAAGGCCGCGGGCTTTCGCCAGCGGTCCGGTTATGTGTCACCCAATTGGTGACGATCCCGCGTTTCGGCGGGGCGGAATCGCTCAACGCCGGCGTAGCGGCGGCGATTGTATGTGATAATCTGCGACGCGCCAACGGTCGCTAA
- a CDS encoding trypsin-like peptidase domain-containing protein yields the protein MQIKVRRPNAYWLSIQSAFEGGSAMSESSASTLGQSQGWSVYARQDNGTASRGYYEGPRFATQPLGNEPFMLMVSTRMGGRVDMDLVLRHFQVRPAGAGGLKPLGLIEPELIGSELLNGRSVYRIFAKTAAGSPILLWVEQSSFLIVRSIMQYASPSMSNRQVIVEENFYNRQQLNPSFTASDFTVEKSPPPEPLSAEQMGFISIPALIKLAELTPPADGTHSGESANSVPPTPASPGVAAVASPTPAGTGQSLSYQQMSSIVLVEGEGGAATGFMTKIRGVDFIVTNLHVLSGSKKITIKNLNGQEQATAGIFGAVGSDIAIIRTASGTQGEMVLAQDVFASSQIGDRVVVVGNRLGGGVATQTVGSIMGIGPTRVEVNANFEPGNSGSPIFNLRTNEVVGVATYAEIRPVDAGGGGRGSVAVPEKRWFGYRIDSVAKWEAIDLGKWNAQGERIAKFREASKALLAIVKFDFKTARLTPPFGQLIDKLESNYQAAATNKIVATGIVKDFFRVVQSISAQGLKDLESGDYYDYYRTSLYWDTSIPAQIEFRKELIKSLERYEADSSAYISRMRSGG from the coding sequence ATGCAGATCAAAGTGCGTCGCCCGAATGCTTATTGGTTGTCCATCCAGTCAGCCTTTGAGGGCGGTTCTGCAATGTCCGAATCGTCTGCGAGTACTCTTGGCCAATCTCAGGGTTGGTCCGTGTATGCTCGCCAAGATAACGGTACGGCGAGTCGTGGTTATTATGAGGGGCCGCGATTTGCTACTCAGCCCCTTGGAAATGAACCTTTTATGCTTATGGTTTCGACGCGAATGGGCGGCCGCGTCGATATGGATTTGGTGCTGCGGCATTTCCAGGTGCGTCCTGCAGGTGCAGGCGGACTGAAACCGCTCGGGCTGATCGAACCTGAGCTTATAGGGAGCGAATTGTTGAACGGTCGCTCGGTTTATCGGATTTTCGCTAAAACGGCTGCCGGTAGTCCAATCCTGCTTTGGGTGGAGCAGTCGTCATTTTTGATCGTGCGCTCGATCATGCAGTACGCCAGTCCGAGTATGTCGAATCGCCAGGTGATCGTTGAGGAGAATTTTTACAACCGGCAGCAGTTGAACCCCTCTTTTACCGCGTCCGATTTCACCGTGGAAAAATCGCCACCGCCTGAACCGTTGAGTGCGGAGCAGATGGGGTTCATCTCGATTCCAGCGTTGATCAAGTTGGCTGAGCTCACTCCCCCCGCTGATGGAACCCATTCAGGGGAGTCAGCAAACTCCGTTCCGCCGACACCGGCATCTCCGGGGGTTGCAGCCGTAGCTTCGCCGACGCCCGCAGGTACGGGCCAAAGTTTGTCGTATCAACAGATGTCGAGCATCGTGCTGGTCGAGGGGGAGGGAGGGGCGGCGACGGGGTTCATGACAAAAATTCGCGGCGTCGATTTCATTGTTACGAATCTACATGTGCTGTCTGGGAGCAAAAAAATCACCATTAAGAACCTAAACGGTCAGGAGCAGGCCACGGCAGGCATTTTTGGTGCAGTTGGCAGTGACATCGCGATCATCCGCACCGCGAGCGGTACCCAAGGCGAAATGGTGCTGGCCCAGGACGTGTTTGCGAGCAGCCAAATCGGCGATCGGGTTGTGGTTGTGGGTAATCGGCTTGGCGGTGGGGTGGCCACGCAGACGGTCGGCAGTATCATGGGAATTGGCCCGACGCGGGTGGAAGTGAATGCCAACTTTGAGCCCGGCAATAGCGGTAGCCCCATCTTCAACCTGCGCACCAACGAGGTGGTCGGCGTTGCTACGTATGCCGAGATTCGTCCAGTGGATGCAGGAGGTGGCGGCAGAGGCAGCGTTGCCGTACCGGAAAAGCGTTGGTTCGGCTACCGTATCGATAGCGTGGCCAAGTGGGAGGCGATAGATCTCGGAAAATGGAATGCACAAGGTGAGCGCATCGCCAAGTTTCGCGAGGCTTCGAAAGCCCTACTGGCCATAGTCAAGTTTGACTTCAAAACCGCGCGCCTGACGCCTCCATTTGGTCAGTTAATCGATAAGCTGGAATCCAATTACCAGGCTGCGGCGACCAACAAGATTGTCGCGACTGGTATAGTTAAAGATTTTTTCCGCGTTGTGCAGTCGATCTCGGCGCAGGGCCTTAAGGACCTCGAAAGCGGGGATTACTACGATTATTACCGCACCAGTCTTTATTGGGACACGAGTATTCCGGCTCAAATCGAGTTTCGGAAGGAACTCATTAAATCGCTTGAGCGTTACGAGGCGGACTCCAGTGCGTATATATCGAGGATGCGTAGCGGTGGTTGA